Below is a genomic region from Streptomyces sp. RPA4-2.
GTGAGGAGGCGTGCACCGGCCGCACGCAGGGTGACGCACGAAGCGTGGAGTGCGGACTCGGTGTCCTCGATCGCGGCTGCCATCAACACGACCGCGCCCCGGTACTCGGTTGTCCACGCGACGCAGTCGCGCAGCCATGAAACGAGAGCATCGTCGGGAGAGCCGGATGTCTCGAGGGCGCTTGCCTTGGCGGTCAGCTCGTCGAAGCTCGTGTGGAGCAGGGCGTCGAGCAGCGCCTCGCGCGTCGGGAAGTGCCGCAGCAGTGTCGCGAGTCCGACGTCGGCCCTGCGCGCGATGTCCCGCAGTGACACGTCGACGCCCTGCTCGCTGATGGCGGTGCCCGCTACTGCGAGCAGGTGCTCACGGTTCTTCCTGGCGTCGGCGCGCATCTGTCCCCCTTGACTATCCGGATCAGTGGTCCATATATTCGGATCAGTGGTCCGGATATATGGACCACTGATCCGAATGAGTCTATCCGCAGCGCGGACAGGAGAGAACGATGCCGATACACACGATGAAGGCGATCCGGCTCCATGGGCACGGCGGCCCTGAAGTTCTGCGTTACGACGAGGTGCCGATTCCCGAGCCGGGGCCGGGTGAGGTGCTCGTTCGCGTGCACGCGGTCGGCATCAACCCCCCTGACTGGTACCTGCGCGACGGGATGTCCAACCTGCCTCCGGAGACGAGGCCGAAGTTCAGTCTGCCCACGATCCCGGGGACGGACCTGTCGGGCGTCATCGAGGCTGTCGCCGAGGATGTGGACGGCTTCTCCGTCGGCGACGAAGTCTTCGGCCTCCTCCGCTTCCCCGGCTTCGAGGGCAGCACCTATGCCGAGTACGTGGCCGCGCCCGCGTCGGACCTCACACTCAAGCCCGCCGGCATCGACCACGTGCACGCCGCCGGGGCACCCATGTCCGGACTCACCGCGTGGCAGTACCTGATCGAGCTCGGACACGATCACCCGTCGCCCTTCCAGGCGGCGCAGCATCGTCCGGTGCCGCTCGACGCCCGTACGACGGTGCTCATCAACGGCGCCGCGGGCGGCGTGGGGCACTTCGCGCTCCAACTGGCGAAATGGAAGGGTGCACGTGTCATCGCGGTGGCGTCGGGCGCGCATGAATCGTTCCTGCGCGAGCTCGGCGCCGACGAGTTCATCGACTACACCAAGAGCCGCCCCGAAGAACTCGTGCACGACGTCGACCTCGTTCTCGACGCCGTCGGGGGCCCCGACAGCAAGCGCTTCTTGCACACGCTCAAGCGCGGCGGCTCCCAGTTCCCCGTGTTCTTCGGCGAATTCGACGAAGAAGAGAACACGACGCTGGGCGTCACCGTCACGGGTACCACGGTCCGCTCGAACAGTGCGCAGCTCGCCGAACTGGGACGCCTGCTCGACACGGGCACGGTCCGCGTCGCGATCGACAGCACGTTCGCACTCGCGGACGCCCGAGCCGCACACGAACGCGCCGCCCGAGGACACATCCAGGGCAAGCTCGTGCTCACGGTCGCCTAGCCTCGACTCGCCAACGGGATTCGGCCGCTTGCCTGATCGGCAGTTTGCCCGTCATGTCCCCGGCTCGTACGTCGGCAGCCGTCCCTTCCGGATCCCAGCACGATGCACTGCGCCGGCAGTCGGATCGGCCTGTGCGGGATGCCGGCGGCAGACCCGGCGCTACGGTCCCGGAGACTCCCTTGTGCACCTGGTGCATAACTGATCAGCAGGCGCGGTGGGGGACCGGCGTTCGTTTCAAATGCACCCGCGGGTAAGTCCGGTCGCCGATGGTTCGCGGCGCAGGTGGGTCAGGTCGATGCCGGTGGTGTCCACGCGACAGGCCGATCTGCAAGCGGTCGACCGCACGCGCGTACGAGCCGTGCGTCTCGCCGTGCATCGGGCGGGACAGCAGCGCATCGAACGCATCGGGCTCCGCCTCGGCCGAACCGAACACGACCCTCCGCTGCGCGTGGTGGGCATCTGCCCGGGGTCTGCGGCGGGTCGTCGCCGACGAGCGCCGTCGGCCCGCTGACGGGTCGGCGGCGCTCGTCGCGGCCAACGGTGCCGCGCTTGGCGAGCGCAGGTCAGGGCGTCTATCGGGCGCGGTGTTCGGTGCGCTGATAGGTGCGGGCGCCGAAGTGGTCGCGGCGGCCCTGGATGAGGGCTGCGGGCAGGCGTTCGGTGCGCAGGGGGTCGAAGTGGGCAAGCGCGGCGGACATGCCGGGGGCCGGGCACCGTCGCGTGCGGCGGTGGCCCGGCACGGCCCGCCACGCCCACTGGGCCTGGCCGATTTCCTCGGCGAAGTGGAGGTCTCGCAGGAGGCTGGTCAGGCCGATCAGCCTTGCAGCGAGTGTGTCCAGTCCTGCGCCTGTCGCGGCCGGGCCGTCCATCGCGAACGCCTCAGCTCCACGTCCCGCGCGAACGCCTCAGCTCCACGTCCCGCGCGAACGCCTCAGCTCCACGTCCCGCGCGAACGCCTCAGCTTCACGTCCCGCAGCGGCCCTGAATCGCATCAGTCGAGGGCGTGGCTGCGGCCGGTCTGCAGGATCTCGTCGGAGAGCTCGGGCTCGATGCGGCGTACGGCGCGGGCGAGCATCAGCGCGCCGACCATTTCGCTGAGCAGGCGGACGGCTCTGTGGCGGGCCTCGGCCGGGTCGAGCTCGTGGCCCTCCTCCTCGGCTTCGCGCAGGAACTCGGTGGTGAAGCCGGTGAGGTAACCCTCGATGCCTTCGGCGTACGCGCTCTGCACGGCTTCGCTGTGCCGTCCGGCGTCGGTGACCAGGGAGGCGGAGGGACAGCCGCCGTCCGGGGCGTCACGGTGCGTGGTGGACAGATACCCGGCCACGACCTGCTCCAGCGGAGAGCCGGCCTGGCCCGGACCGTCCTCGATCGTCCGGGCCAGGACCCCGAGCGAGGCGGCGTAGGAGGCGCCGCACACCTCCACGGCCAGGTCGTTCTTGGAGGCGAAGTGGTTGTAGAAGCCGCCGTGGGT
It encodes:
- a CDS encoding TetR/AcrR family transcriptional regulator; translation: MSNRERRERTAMPRITKEDKARNRQNILEAASRMFRSQGIDAVGIAELMKEAGLTHGGFYNHFASKNDLAVEVCGASYAASLGVLARTIEDGPGQAGSPLEQVVAGYLSTTHRDAPDGGCPSASLVTDAGRHSEAVQSAYAEGIEGYLTGFTTEFLREAEEEGHELDPAEARHRAVRLLSEMVGALMLARAVRRIEPELSDEILQTGRSHALD
- a CDS encoding TetR/AcrR family transcriptional regulator, whose translation is MRADARKNREHLLAVAGTAISEQGVDVSLRDIARRADVGLATLLRHFPTREALLDALLHTSFDELTAKASALETSGSPDDALVSWLRDCVAWTTEYRGAVVLMAAAIEDTESALHASCVTLRAAGARLLTRAQSAGKARTDIDGTDLFALVEALAWLGDQRSLAPRADHLFDVVASAILMRPS
- a CDS encoding NADP-dependent oxidoreductase → MPIHTMKAIRLHGHGGPEVLRYDEVPIPEPGPGEVLVRVHAVGINPPDWYLRDGMSNLPPETRPKFSLPTIPGTDLSGVIEAVAEDVDGFSVGDEVFGLLRFPGFEGSTYAEYVAAPASDLTLKPAGIDHVHAAGAPMSGLTAWQYLIELGHDHPSPFQAAQHRPVPLDARTTVLINGAAGGVGHFALQLAKWKGARVIAVASGAHESFLRELGADEFIDYTKSRPEELVHDVDLVLDAVGGPDSKRFLHTLKRGGSQFPVFFGEFDEEENTTLGVTVTGTTVRSNSAQLAELGRLLDTGTVRVAIDSTFALADARAAHERAARGHIQGKLVLTVA